The genome window CCTGAAAAAATCCGGTATCAAACTGATTCCTGAAGTCCGTTTTCTGGGCCGATTCCAATAAGTCCAAACCAAACTACCACTGGTGAGTCAACGGGCTCAGATTGTCCTGCTGTGTCACGTTGCTGACTCCCGCTTCGATCAGCACATCGGTGATCAGGCTGTTTCCGTTTGGATCCGCGGTCTTGCCGTTAAAGATATTCTGTTTCAACAGTACGTCACGGGTTGTTCCGGCCAGATGTACCATGGTGCGAATGGCGGTATAGGGCTGATGAAACTCGCAGCCGACAATATCGACATCGGTGCAATCATCCAGATAGAAATCGGTGAATGCATTCGTTGTGCTGGTGTAGGACGCGGCGTTTTCAATGTACACGCGATCGGCACGATAGATTTCTATATTGGTGTCTACGGTGTTTACATGCGCACCCAGCACATCCACCGTGCACTCTTCATCCGCCAGCGCTGCCACCTGAATGCCGGTGTCATTCCCGACCGGATTGCAGCGGTTTAAAACAACGCAGCCTTTGTAGTTGGTCAGCGTCCAGCCGAGATCGTTTCCTTTTGAATAGCAGTTTTCGAAATACGCTCCGCTGCCGTAATTGATCCGGAAACCGGATTCGCTGACGTCCGTCATTCCGAACGATGTGATAAATACATCAATAAACACCGGATTCATCAGATAAGTGGTATAGATGTGGCGATGAAAAAAGTCCACAAGGCGCTCTTCGGACTCAAACCCGACCCGTTCCATATACAGGCTGCAGATATTGGTGTTCGATGTCAGCGACGGATTATTGATCTGGATGGCCGTGCCGGAACTTCCGGACGCACCCGGCATAAAGGTGAGATCAGAAATGGAGAGCTGACTGCCGTTTCCTGAGTTTGGAAACCACCAGATGCCGGTCGAATTGCGACAGCGCAGAACCGTCACGCCCTTCCCGCTGCCAACCAGCGTTACGGATGCATCCAGCAAATCGATGGTCTTGCGCGCATCGAAGTCGTACGTTCCCGGCGGAACCAGCACGGTTCCGCGCCCACAGGCAACGACTGTCCTCAGAGCCGCAGCAAACGCGTCCTGATCGCTCAGCTCATCGCCGGCAACCGCGCCGTAATCCGCCACACTCACTTCAATCGGCGGCGGCTCGGGCGCAGAAAGCGTAAAGACAAACGCAACCAGCCCGGCAAGAGGCCAGCAGAGCGTGCCGAGAAAAACTGTTGGTTTGTACAGAATGCGTTTCATTGTTATTGAGTCAGAATATTTTCTGCCGCCGCATTAATCTGCAATGCTTCTGCAGAGGGCCCCGAAAGAGTGTTCTCTTTAATGATGATGGTTGAGCCCATCTCATCGATCACCACATTTTTTCGGGCGGAAGTCAGAGCCCCATGGAACACATTTCGCAGCACAAAGCCCAGGTGAACACGATCGAACTGAACGTCATAAACAGGATGCGATATCGACAGCTGCCGCAAGTGGTTATCGGTGATATGACAGATGCGGCGCCCTTTCACCCACACGCCGATATCGCGAGCTTGGATGTCGCAGTCCGTTACCCAGAACGTCGGCTCCACCCCGTCATTATTCTGATGAAACATAATCCCGATCCGGCAATAGTCGGCGACGCTTTCCATCACCGCCCCGTCCTCCGGAGAGGACCCGTCTGTTGTTGAATAACGGTATGCGGTATACGCGCCCTTTACCGTGCAACCCTGAATAACCGGAGCATAACAGTCGCTGACGTCTATACCGACCTCCGGCAGGAAGTTGGATGAGGTATTGCTCATATCCGGAACCGTCGACCGGGAAATTGAACAGTTTTTGATCAAAGGACGATAGAGGCCGGTGACCACCAGGCCGCGGTTGAAATACTGCGAGTCCTCGATCTGACCGCGAACCGATACGTTTTCGATGGTCACCACCCGCTTGTCCTGAGCGCCGCCGGGCGGCGAAGTGATTTCAATCGCCGTGCCGGCATCATCAATCAGAGCGATGATGGAAAGATCCGAAATGTTCACCTGCTGGTGACGGGTATTATAGGTGAATCGAAATACCCCGTTACTGTTGTTGCCAAAAAGTCGCACGCCCTCCTCGCCCTGCACGGTGATTTTACGGGCACCGGAGGTATTGTTCCCTGTGATTTCAACCCGGGAATTAAAGCAATAGCTTCCGGCAGGAATAAACAGTTTCCCGCCGCCGGCCGCATAGAGATCATCAAAAGCGGCCTGAAAGGCCGCCGCATCATCATCACCGCCGACCGGAGTAGCACCGTAATCCGTTACATTGAGCGACAGAAAATCTGCACGAGCGGACAGACAGATGACCGCGAACAGCACCGGAAGCACAGATTTTAACGTCATAAATTATCCATACTAAAAACGCCCGGCCATCATAACTGGCCGGGCGTTTGTGGAACAAACCGTTAATCCTCTGCGACAAACACCTTCAGGAATTTGACTGCTGCATCGGCAGAAACCTGATTGGTAACCGTCTTGAAGCCGTCCACATCCGCGGACTCGCCGATCAGAGAAACCCCAGCAGTTGTCCATGCCGGAGAAACCAGTTCCGGAGTCTGCTGAACACTGTAGCTGATTCCGCTGATCGCACCCGTACGTTCCACATGAACAATTTCCACAGTGCTGCCACTGATCTCAAACGTCGGCAGTGTGCCGGTTACAGCGTCGTTGGTCGGGTCCCCGCCAAAACCGTATTCATACAGGTTGACGACGCCGTCGCCGTCCGGGTCGGCATCCGCGGCTTCATCTCCACCGGTCAGGCTGTAATTATCAATCCAACCTGAAAAGCCCAGTATATTGCCCGCAGGTAGCAGTTCTCCGCTTTCCACTTTGGCCCCGGCAGAGTAGCCATCGAACGTGATTGCCGCGAGCTGGGCGGTGCTGAATGATCCGCCATCAACATAAATGTGATCCAAACCGCTTTCCCAGCCGGTGACAACCAGTGATCCCCAGGTCGCCGTGGAGCTTTGGCCGACCAAACGCAGGACACCGCCATCGCCCATCTCGAGAACACCATAGATGGTATCCCGGTCAAACAGCAGCTCATCAACGCTTTCTTCAAATCCGTTAAGGTCAAACACTCCACCGTCCTCAACGGTATAGTAAACTCTGGCAGAATCTGTGATCTGCTCGTCATTGCCCAGCGTCAGAATCCCGCCGCCCATCTGCACAGAACCGGGAGCAAAACCGGTACTGTCCGTCGTATCACGCGCCAGCAGCAGTTCGGCACCGGAAGCCACCTGAACAGTACCACCGCCGGTCCATGCTCCGCTGCCAGTCAATTTCATGATGCCGTCACCGCTGTCGTCAGAGAGTTTCCAAAGCTTGGAAGATCCATCCACATCCCCGCTGATTTCAAGGTCTCCGGCGTACAGCCGGATACCGATACCCTGAGATGCATCACCCTGAGAGAGGCCCCCCGCAAAAACCAGCGATCCTTCGCCGGAGGTTTTAACGTGAGAGTTAAGGGCGTTGTTAAAGGAAACCAGTTCCACATTATTTGAAAACGTCTGGGTATGAGATGAATTCAGCATATCGATCAGGACGGTCTGACCGTCGGTCACAACCGACCCGTCAATCGTCAGATCTGATCCGGAAAAAGTATACGCAGCCCCTCCGCCCGACTCATCCGTAAACTTCACAGCAGTCAGCGTTGTCGAAGAACTGAAAAACGGCGTTGCCCATGCCGGGTTGGACGCAATATTGTCACCACGGAAAAAGGCGGCATCATTGCTTCCGAGCGAATTCCACCAGTTGGAGTCGTTATTCAGGTCGTTATCGCCGGCCAGACCGGTATACACATTGTTTTCTACCGAAACCACGGAAAGAGAAGCCGGATAAAGCTCACCGCCCGCAACCTGCGCCCCGGCGGCATAACCGTCAAACGTAATGGCCGCCAGCTGGGTTTCACTGAAGGAACCGCCATCGACATAAATATGATTAGAGCCGTCAACCCAGTTGGTCACAATCAATGATCCCCAGGTTGCCGTAGAACTCTGGTTTTTCACACGCAGGACACCGCCATCGCCCATATTGAGAACACCGTAGATTGTATCCCGATCAAACAGCAGTTGGCCAATGCTCTCGGTATGTCCATCGAGTTCAAACAATCCACCGTTAGTGACCGAGAAGTAAACCTGAGCAGAATTTCCAATCTGCTCGTCATTGCCCAACGTTAGAAT of Tichowtungia aerotolerans contains these proteins:
- a CDS encoding glycosyl hydrolase family 28-related protein, which translates into the protein MTLKSVLPVLFAVICLSARADFLSLNVTDYGATPVGGDDDAAAFQAAFDDLYAAGGGKLFIPAGSYCFNSRVEITGNNTSGARKITVQGEEGVRLFGNNSNGVFRFTYNTRHQQVNISDLSIIALIDDAGTAIEITSPPGGAQDKRVVTIENVSVRGQIEDSQYFNRGLVVTGLYRPLIKNCSISRSTVPDMSNTSSNFLPEVGIDVSDCYAPVIQGCTVKGAYTAYRYSTTDGSSPEDGAVMESVADYCRIGIMFHQNNDGVEPTFWVTDCDIQARDIGVWVKGRRICHITDNHLRQLSISHPVYDVQFDRVHLGFVLRNVFHGALTSARKNVVIDEMGSTIIIKENTLSGPSAEALQINAAAENILTQ
- a CDS encoding glycosyl hydrolase family 28-related protein, which encodes MKRILYKPTVFLGTLCWPLAGLVAFVFTLSAPEPPPIEVSVADYGAVAGDELSDQDAFAAALRTVVACGRGTVLVPPGTYDFDARKTIDLLDASVTLVGSGKGVTVLRCRNSTGIWWFPNSGNGSQLSISDLTFMPGASGSSGTAIQINNPSLTSNTNICSLYMERVGFESEERLVDFFHRHIYTTYLMNPVFIDVFITSFGMTDVSESGFRINYGSGAYFENCYSKGNDLGWTLTNYKGCVVLNRCNPVGNDTGIQVAALADEECTVDVLGAHVNTVDTNIEIYRADRVYIENAASYTSTTNAFTDFYLDDCTDVDIVGCEFHQPYTAIRTMVHLAGTTRDVLLKQNIFNGKTADPNGNSLITDVLIEAGVSNVTQQDNLSPLTHQW